tatacatatatacatatatatatacatatatatatacatataatataatatatatatatatatatatatatatatatatatatatatatatatatatatatatatatatatatatatatatatatacataaaatcccTTACTCACTGATGGAAAGCCACGGTGTCAAGTAACTGCCTGGCCTCCAAGCTATGCTGCGTAGAAAAGGCCAATCTTCCaccatgtatatagtatattttgggCAGAAAGttcagaggaagggggagggggggggaaggttcgTTATTGGCCTTTGCAGGAGGACCGACAGGCACAGGGAGCCAAGTGCTATCGTGCCCTGTTGCATTTACACCACAACGTTTTCGCTCCCAATTTTAAGGCTTTCTCATCAGATGTGGTAGGCTGGCTTCAGCTCTTTCGCTCCTCTAcatggtgggtgtgtttgtggttcatcccgttctctttctttattaccttttctttttttgtaatgtttttatgTTCCTCGAGTCAGTTAAGTATCATAAAAACTGTTTCTATGTTTTTGATGGTCTATCATGTGCATCGGTTTAGCTTCATTATGCACTTGGGGAATGGAAAACAATATGAGTTTATGACTATTGGAAATATGTAAACCTATATTGTcagcaagagaaaagaaacaagtgtttgatataaattaatatcaagTATATCCATTGTTGATggcattagtattatataaaatagacagGCACTAATATCATCAATCTCATTGACATTTCAGGCATGGACAAACCAATGGCTGTTGAGAAATGCCTTTGGCCTCCAAAGCACATGCGGCCTTCACACTACAGCAGCAGCATGCAAGGTGCAGTCCGGGCGGTATAAGGTGACCACCGATAGATCAAGGCCTCTGACATATGAGATGGCAAACCAACCCTGCCAGATTGCCCATCGAAAGGCGTGGAATACCTGGAACACAAGTAAGGAGTTTACATTATACTTGTAAAATTTTTGTGAAGTTGACAATGTAAGAAGTATGCTATGCCCACTGCGAGTCGAGTTTAGCAATTGCATCAATACGtagatggcttcacaagtgcATATTTACCAGGGAGTCAATTActaatcctacctatctcacctgcttacacttttccttgttttaaaaaaatatatatagtttttatattgctattagtagtgTTAATAACACCATAAAAATCATAAtgtcactaataataatgataatagcattgacATTAATTACgtctgaaaaaatatacatttcccAAAAACTTGCAGAACGGGGAAATCAGGGGAGGTCACGTAGGTCTACTATTTGATTTCTTGGTGTCTTTGCACTTGGGGACCCAGCTGTGTGTAAATACACTTCACAAAGCAATACTTCTGTGAACATCACAAGTTCTTGGTGGTATTGGGATTAGGAAGAGTTGAAATGCTTTAACTGTTTTGTTGCTTTATTGTAGAATTGAGCTGAAAGTAAATAAGTGTATGTTTCTGTGGGaaatcagtgtgtatgtgtgttaaatattttattaacatgAAACTCAGTAAGTGTAGTGAGGTAAGACGGTTGGAAATTTTGACATCTAATGCACCCTTTTAAATGTACATTTTTAAATAGGCTGTAGATAGttgttaaatgttattattattgagtgtACACAATAGAAAATTGTCTTCTCTTCCTTAGCAAGTCTTCTTGATGGACAGCGAGAACCCGAGACAGTTGTCGAAGACATTTTCATCCGCAAGTTTATGATTGGAACGTGGCATGATTTATTTGTATCTGAGGTAAGTAGTGGCATGATTTTTAATAATCAGTATTTGATttgttaatctaaaaaaaaatgcaaaattagtGTTGCTTTTTTATCTTGTGTCATATGTACTTTTTACAATTATGCAATGATATATCTGCTTTAGTTGTGTAATAAaccttaatattttctttattcaggtGATCATCAAGAGACAGCACAACATGATACGCATTGCTGGTGTTGTCCAGCAGAGAATTGCTGCACGGAAGATGTATTTCCTGATTGGCTACTGCGAAGAGTTGTTGTCATATTGGTTGAAATGCCCAGTGAAATTGGAGATCCAAACAGTTACAGATAAAAAGTctgtaatttataaatatatatgattggtTAATCTGCTGTTCAAATTATGGTTGTAAATAAATgagtaatgtcaataataaatcTTGTTTAGAAAAATTATCTCTTGCTGTTACTTAAAAACCTTtatataaccaaaatatatatatataattatatatatatatataattatatatatataattatatatatatataattatatatatatataattatatatatatataattatatatatatataattataataatatatatatatatttatatatatatataatactatatatatataattatatatatatatatatatatatatatatatatatatatatatatatatatatacacacatacacacatatataaattcataactaAATacagttatattgtatattacattcaaatatcataaaaaaaatcaaagtattaataaacataccatatatatcagCTTGGCGATGTTATTTTGCTCAAATAGTAttcctttatataatttttgagcaaagaagactgggttatttttctttttcatgttaaatTCAGGATATTTATGCTTCTTTTCATAAAAGTTACTTTTAAGACCTAAGAAGGGAGTATGCAAGTATGTTAAACCAAATCAAAACAGAATTGCATACCCACTCTTGAAAGTTCAAACTTGAaaagtttcctttctctctcactcattacacacacacacacacacacactaatatatatatatatatatatattatatatttatatatatatatatatataataaatattatatttatttatttgagaattatatttatatattatatatttatataatag
The Penaeus monodon isolate SGIC_2016 chromosome 9, NSTDA_Pmon_1, whole genome shotgun sequence DNA segment above includes these coding regions:
- the LOC119577257 gene encoding 28S ribosomal protein S24, mitochondrial-like; translated protein: MNLSHFRHIPRAWTNQWLLRNAFGLQSTCGLHTTAAACKVQSGRYKVTTDRSRPLTYEMANQPCQIAHRKAWNTWNTTSLLDGQREPETVVEDIFIRKFMIGTWHDLFVSEVIIKRQHNMIRIAGVVQQRIAARKMYFLIGYCEELLSYWLKCPVKLEIQTVTDKKSVIYKYI